The nucleotide sequence TGGGTCACTCGTGTGGTCCGGATCGCCTCGCTCCGAGCGCGCGCGTCCCCGCGCTCCACCCCGGCCAGGTGCTCGCGTTCCTGGATACCGGCGCTTATCAGGAGGCGTCGGCTTCCAATTTCAACGCCCTGCCTCGCCCGGCGACGGTGCTCGTCTCCGGCGGCACGGCCGAGGTGGTGAAGACGGCGGAAAGCATCGACGATGTCTTCGCGCGCGACGTCGTTCCCGAGCGCCTGGCGCTTCCCGGGCCCAGATCCGCGCGCTCCGCCTGACGCCCGTCGAGGTCCCCCGCGCGTGGGCTCGTTCGACGCTCTCGTGGTCATCGTGCAGCTCGTCGCGGCCGCTGGCATCGCCGGCTTCTGGCTGACGCTCGGGCGATCGCGCTTCGACGAACCATGGCGGCCACCCGGCTTCGCCGAGCATGAGCGGGCCTTCCCCCTTCCCGACCTCGTCGCGGCGGCGCTCCTCACCCTCTCCGCCGTCCTTGAGTCGTCCCACCCCGGCCACGGCCGCTCGCTCGCGCTGGTCGCGGCCGGCATGCTGATCTTTCTCGGCCTCATCGACTTCAACTACATGCGCCAGAACGATCTCTTCGCACGCGCTCACGACGGGCGGATGCACGCCGTGATCGTGGGCGTCATCCTTCTGGTCGCCGCGCTCATACTGCTGCGCCACCTGTAGACAAAATGTTTTCGAATCGAGCTTCCAAACGGTCGATCGACTTCTCCAAAGACCAATGCTCGAGCACGAACGGCCGGGTGCGTCGATGCAGCTCGCGCCAGGTGCTTTCGTCGCTCAAGAGATGCGCAACGGCGCTCGCCATTGCCGCGGACCCGGCATCGACGAGCGACCCGTTGATCCTGTGGGCAACGGTCTCGCGAACCCCGCCCTCGGCCACTGCGACCACGGGGCAGCCACAGGAATTGGCCTCGAGGGGAGCGAAACCGAAGGGCTCCAAGCGCGGGGCGTAAAGCAGCAGTTTGGCCCGGTTGTAGAGACTGACGATCTCGGCATCGCTCACTCTGATCCTGGCCTCAAAGGGGACTTCCAGACGCGACGCCAGCGCGTGGAGTTTCGACACGTAGTGCGCGTCACCCACATTGCCTACCCAGATCAATCGAGGGCGTGGCTGCGGGACCAGCGCGAGCGCCTCGATCACGAATTCGATGTTCTTCTCAGGCACGAAAGCGCCAACACCCAATACGAAGTTCTCTCGTGGCAGATCCATGTCAACGAAGAGGCCTGTATCCACTCCCAGGTAGCAGACGCTTGCATCGAGGCCATAGGCCCGCAGGACGCTCTCGCGGCTGAAGTATGAGTTGACCAGGATGGCGTCGAATGCCTCGGCGTTTCGCACTTCTTCGCGCGCTTGAATCCGAAGTCCGTGGACGTGCAATTGATTGGCAAGAAACCAACGCAGGTATCTTGGCGACCACCAATGTCGCCGCGGGGGCGGTAGAGCAAGCCAGGGAAGCGTCGGCATGGCTTCATACAGCCACCGATACGGCTCTTGCAGATACAGGATCTTCGGAATGGTGACGTAACGCCCGATTGGGGATGTACGAACATACGTGCAGGAATTGGCGAAGAGGATGTCGAATCCTCCTTGCTCGATCTGTTCACCGCACGAGCGGCAATGGTCGTTCAATGCTTTCAAGTTGGTGCACAATCTTCGATGAGAACGGATGCCTCCCTCGGCCCGAGAAGCAACCTGCCAGCCCAGTGGAACGACA is from Deltaproteobacteria bacterium and encodes:
- a CDS encoding glycosyltransferase family 4 protein — protein: MRIAIWHNLPSGGGKRALYYHTKGLVERGHHVEVWSPPTADHSYLPLNTLAREHVVPLGWQVASRAEGGIRSHRRLCTNLKALNDHCRSCGEQIEQGGFDILFANSCTYVRTSPIGRYVTIPKILYLQEPYRWLYEAMPTLPWLALPPPRRHWWSPRYLRWFLANQLHVHGLRIQAREEVRNAEAFDAILVNSYFSRESVLRAYGLDASVCYLGVDTGLFVDMDLPRENFVLGVGAFVPEKNIEFVIEALALVPQPRPRLIWVGNVGDAHYVSKLHALASRLEVPFEARIRVSDAEIVSLYNRAKLLLYAPRLEPFGFAPLEANSCGCPVVAVAEGGVRETVAHRINGSLVDAGSAAMASAVAHLLSDESTWRELHRRTRPFVLEHWSLEKSIDRLEARFENILSTGGAAV